A window from Lampris incognitus isolate fLamInc1 chromosome 5, fLamInc1.hap2, whole genome shotgun sequence encodes these proteins:
- the rhoh gene encoding rho-related GTP-binding protein RhoH has translation MNGETEISVKCVLVGDSAVGKTALLVRFTSETFPDSYRPTVYENTGVEVYMDGVQITLGLWDTAGNDTFRQIRPMSYQKADIVLMCYSVANPNSLASIQQKWVAEIRDSLPHVPVLVVATQTDLRETGSHQGNCITAAQGRRVAHEIRAKGYLECSSLSNRGVQQVFEYAVRTAVNRARKQARRRMFGTNQCKIF, from the coding sequence ATGAACGGCGAGACGGAGATATCGGTGAAGTGTGTGCTGGTGGGCGATAGTGCGGTGGGCAAGACCGCCCTTCTGGTGCGCTTCACTTCAGAGACCTTTCCAGATAGCTACAGGCCCACGGTGTATGAAAACACAGGGGTCGAGGTGTACATGGACGGGGTTCAAATCACTTTAGGGTTGTGGGACACGGCAGGCAACGACACCTTCAGACAGATTCGACCGATGTCCTACCAGAAGGCAGACATCGTCCTCATGTGCTACTCCGTAGCCAACCCGAACTCCCTGGCCAGCATACAGCAGAAGTGGGTGGCTGAGATTCGGGACAGCTTGCCCCACGTACCAGTGCTGGTTGTGGCAACACAGACGGACCTGAGGGAGACCGGGTCGCATCAGGGCAACTGCATCACGGCTGCTCAGGGGAGACGTGTGGCACACGAAATACGTGCTAAAGGTTATCTGGAGTGTTCCTCTTTAAGCAACCGCGGCGTGCAACAGGTGTTCGAGTATGCGGTCCGAACAGCTGTGAACCGGGCCAGGAAGCAGGCCAGGCGAAGGATGTTTGGCACCAACCAGTGCAAAATCTTTTAA
- the chrna9a gene encoding neuronal acetylcholine receptor subunit alpha-9-I encodes MRTAALMVWISLLVQVSHGAQGHYAQKLLNDLMENYSSALRPVEDTDKALNVTLQVTLSQIKDMDERNQVLTTYLWIRQIWHDAYLKWDKEDYDGLEVIRIPSDLVWRPDIVLYNKADDESSGPADTNVVLRYNGEIIWDSPAITKSSCVVDVSYFPFDWQQCNLTFGSWTYNGNQVDITMGMNSGDLSDFVENVEWECHGMPAVKNVIMYGCCSDPYPDITYTLHLKRRSSFYIFNLLLPCFLISFLAPLGFYLPADSGEKVSLGVTVLLALTVFQLMVAESMPPSENVPYIGKYYIATMTMITASTSLTIFIMNIHFCGAEAKPVPHWAKVLIIDYMSKILFVYEVGENCTTPESERTPLYSEEPMGEKSCYHGDRFHDSLYHHDTDPHQYSNGHAPHRHGKRQQNHSNLRQANGHVNNGSHHFNNHNNHTSGVGRAEGKREPPRHYHRIQREELDFQAPPLENLQHLNGVLKDQLLFPPEKRIAACPCSCSCPQHKQVVRNIQFIANCFREQRATCAKGAEWKKVAKVMDRFFMWIFFIMVFLMSILIIAKAS; translated from the exons ATGAGGACGGCCGCGCTGATGGTTTGGATCAGCTTGTTGGTACAAG TATCTCATGGTGCCCAGGGTCACTATGCACAGAAACTTCTGAATGACCTAATGGAGAACTACTCCAGTGCACTGAGACCTGTAGAGGACACAGACAAGGCCCTCAACGTTACCCTGCAGGTCACCCTGTCCCAGATTAAAGACATG GATGAGAGGAACCAGGTCTTGACCACCTACTTGTGGATCAGGCAAATCTGGCACGATGCCTACTTGAAGTGGGACAAGGAGGACTATGACGGCCTGGAGGTGATACGCATTCCCAGCGACCTAGTCTGGAGGCCAGACATTGTACTCTACAACAA AGCAGATGATGAGTCGTCGGGGCCCGCTGACACAAATGTGGTGCTGCGCTACAATGGGGAGATCATCTGGGACTCTCCAGCCATCACCAAGAGCTCCTGTGTGGTGGATGTCTCCTACTTCCCCTTTGACTGGCAGCAGTGCAACCTAACCTTTGGCTCCTGGACCTACAATGGCAACCAG GTGGACATTACCATGGGGATGAACAGTGGTGACCTGTCAGACTTTGTGGAGAACGTGGAGTGGGAGTGCCATGGCATGCCGGCAGTTAAAAACGTCATCATGTACGGCTGCTGCTCCGACCCTTATCCCGACATCACCTACACCCTGCACCTTAAGCGCCGCTCCTCCTTCTACATCTTCAACCTCCTACTCCCCTGCTTCCTCATCTCGTTTCTGGCCCCGCTGGGCTTCTACCTGCCGGCCGACTCAGGGGAGAAGGTTTCTCTGGGGGTCACCGTGTTGTTGGCCCTCACGGTTTTCCAGCTCATGGTGGCTGAGAGCATGCCACCGTCTGAGAATGTGCCCTACATAG GAAAGTACTACATAGCAACCATGACAATGATCACCGCCTCCACATCTCTCACAATCTTCATCATGAACATCCACTTCTGTGGCGCTGAGGCCAAGCCAGTCCCTCATTGGGCCAAGGTCCTTATCATAGATTACATGTCAAAGATCTTATTCGTCTATGAGGTGGGGGAGAACTGCACCACACCGGAGAGCGAGAGAACCCCACTCTACTCCGAGGAACCCATGGGCGAGAAGAGCTGTTACCACGGCGATCGTTTCCACGACAGCCTCTACCATCACGACACGGACCCCCACCAGTACAGCAACGGCCACGCGCCGCACCGCCACGGCAAGCGGCAACAGAACCACAGCAACCTCCGCCAGGCGAACGGCCACGTCAACAACGGCAGCCAccacttcaacaaccacaacaaccacacgTCGGGAGTGGGGAGGGCCGAGGGAAAGAGGGAGCCCCCGCGGCACTACCACCGCATCCAGCGGGAGGAGCTGGACTTCCAGGCACCTCCTCTGGAAAACCTCCAGCACCTGAACGGGGTGCTGAAGGACCAGCTGCTGTTCCCCCCCGAGAAACGGATCGCAGCTTGCCCCTGCAGCTGCTCCTGCCCGCAACACAAACAG GTTGTGAGGAACATCCAGTTCATTGCCAACTGTTTCCGTGAGCAGAGAGCTACTTGCGCCAAGGGAGCggagtggaagaaggttgccaaggtgatggacaggtttttcatgtGGATCTTCTTCATCATGGTTTTCCTTATGAGCATCCTCATCATCGCCAAGGCATCTTAA